In Silene latifolia isolate original U9 population chromosome X, ASM4854445v1, whole genome shotgun sequence, the following proteins share a genomic window:
- the LOC141618650 gene encoding uncharacterized protein LOC141618650, with product MKDVPWSLYKPKHDVPWTWKTICKVKDKLSAGFSSTGLWLPCPSGYSVSSGYQWIRHKHPTVTWNKMIWNSWCISKHSFISWLIAREALQLKDKLFLLGIIPDDICFLCGTAPENHQHLFTQCCYTRKLVALLSLKLNIGLPVANLLVWMQTKPWAKIKKQVTLVWIQALYYTIWHQRNKARLEGVVQRPEHVFQQL from the coding sequence ATGAAAGATGTTCCCTGGTCTCTTTATAAACCTAAACATGATGTTCCTTGGACCTGGAAGACTATATGTAAGGTTAAGGACAAATTATCAGCTGGTTTTTCCTCTACTGGACTGTGGTTGCCATGTCCTTCTGGTTACTCAGTTAGTAGTGGTTACCAGTGGATCAGACATAAACATCCTACTGTTACTTGGAATAAAATGATTTGGAATTCCTGGTGCATTTCAAAGCACTCTTTTATCAGTTGGCTAATTGCTCGTGAAGCCTTGCAGTTGAAAGATAAGCTCTTCCTGCTGGGAATTATTCCTGATGATATTTGCTTTCTCTGTGGCACAGCACCTGAAAACCATCAGCATCTGTTCACTCAGTGCTGTTATACCAGAAAGCTTGTTGCCTTGCTCAGTCTGAAATTGAATATTGGTCTGCCTGTAGCTAATCTCTTAGTCTGGATGCAGACTAAACCATGGGCAAAAATTAAGAAGCAGGTTACTCTTGTTTGGATTCAAGCCTTGTACTACACTATCTGGCATCAGAGGAATAAGGCTAGACTTGAAGGGGTTGTTCAACGACCTGAACATGTTTTTCAGCAGCTTTAG